Proteins encoded together in one Musa acuminata AAA Group cultivar baxijiao chromosome BXJ3-6, Cavendish_Baxijiao_AAA, whole genome shotgun sequence window:
- the LOC135640302 gene encoding uncharacterized protein LOC135640302: MKRHPLPSFGYWDYCDELLSAHYFESAVQAGVIRGHYFGEDGDLFYHRKVIKKVGNAGGEKQQHGKEQQRKQVKVSDMKLQTTPRRPRALKAVDEDLYKIPPELLYQKPKRKRSLRKLWSGCMGINSVA, encoded by the exons ATGAAGAGGCATCCACTTCCGTCTTTCGGATACTGGGATTACTGTGACGAGCTCCTTTCCGCCCATTACTTCGAGTCAGCAGTGCAGGCTGGAGTGATCCGAGGCCATTATTTTGGCGAAGATGGCGATCTCTTTTACCACAGAAAG GTGATCAAAAAGGTCGGTAATGCAGGAGGAGAGAAGCAGCAGCATGGCAAAGAGCAGCAGAGGAAGCAAGTCAAGGTCAGTGACATGAAGCTCCAAACCACCCCAAGGAGGCCTCGAGCTCTCAAGGCTGTGGATGAAGACCTGTACAAGATCCCACCTGAGCTCCTCTACCAAAAGCCCAAGCGG AAGCGGTCGTTAAGGAAGCTGTGGTCGGGATGTATGGGAATCAACAGCGTTGCCTGA